In one window of Nocardioides panacisoli DNA:
- the lipA gene encoding lipoyl synthase, producing MTSSQQSSPESNAAPAPEGRKLLRLEVRNAETPIERKPSWIKTKAKMGPQYKQLQDLVKSEGLHTVCQEAGCPNIFECWEDREATFLIGGDQCTRRCDFCQIDTGKPSPLDRDEPRRVAESVQRMELRYATITGVARDDLDDGGAWLYAETVRKIHELNPDTGVENLIPDFNAEPDLLEEVFSSRPEVLAHNVETVPRIFRRIRPAFRYERSLGVLTAARDYGLVTKSNLILGMGETREEVSEALRDLHEAGCELVTITQYLRPSARHHPVERWVKPEEFVELHDEALEIGFSGVMSGPLVRSSYRAGRLYRQAMDARADQATA from the coding sequence GTGACTTCGTCGCAGCAGTCGAGCCCCGAGTCCAACGCCGCACCAGCCCCCGAGGGCCGCAAGCTCCTCCGGCTGGAGGTCCGCAACGCCGAGACCCCGATCGAGCGCAAGCCGTCGTGGATCAAGACCAAGGCGAAGATGGGTCCGCAGTACAAGCAGCTGCAGGACCTGGTGAAGTCCGAAGGTCTCCACACGGTCTGCCAGGAGGCCGGTTGTCCCAACATCTTCGAGTGCTGGGAGGACCGTGAGGCGACCTTCCTCATCGGTGGTGACCAGTGCACCCGCCGGTGCGACTTCTGCCAGATCGACACCGGCAAGCCGAGCCCGCTGGACCGCGACGAGCCGCGCCGCGTGGCCGAGTCGGTGCAGCGGATGGAGCTGCGCTACGCCACCATCACCGGCGTGGCCCGTGACGACCTCGACGACGGCGGTGCGTGGCTCTACGCCGAGACCGTGCGCAAGATCCACGAGCTCAACCCCGACACCGGCGTGGAGAACCTGATTCCGGACTTCAACGCCGAGCCGGACCTGCTCGAGGAGGTCTTCTCCTCGCGGCCGGAGGTGCTGGCCCACAACGTGGAGACCGTGCCGCGGATCTTCCGCCGGATCCGGCCGGCGTTCCGCTACGAGCGGTCGCTGGGCGTCCTCACCGCGGCGCGTGACTACGGGCTGGTGACCAAGTCCAACCTGATCCTGGGCATGGGCGAGACCCGTGAGGAGGTCAGCGAGGCGCTGCGCGACCTGCACGAGGCCGGGTGCGAGCTGGTGACCATCACCCAGTACCTTCGTCCCTCGGCGCGGCATCACCCGGTGGAGCGCTGGGTGAAGCCCGAGGAGTTCGTCGAACTCCACGACGAGGCCCTCGAGATCGGCTTCTCCGGCGTGATGTCCGGTCCGCTGGTGCGGTCGTCGTACCGGGCCGGGCGGTTGTACCGTCAGGCGATGGACGCGCGCGCCGACCAGGCGACCGCCTGA
- a CDS encoding TIGR01777 family oxidoreductase, whose protein sequence is MQVAVGGSSGFLGGHLCAELEQRGHRVVRLVRRAPEGPDESRWDPAAGDIDTHVIHESDVVVNLAGSPTIGNPHSSRWATELRESRVMSTGLLAEAIATAPGAKPAFLAGNGISWYGDHGTTELPETADTRGHGLLTEVCRDWQAATAPAQDAGARVCILRTSPVMDGASMPLKAMRLQFRAGLGGRLGSGRQHMPMISLRDWIGAVAFLAEHPTAAGPVNLCSTRTPTNAEFTAALARAVGRPAFAHVPGPAIRLAAGPMAPEVLNSLNTVPAALADWGHEMSDPDVAAIVANGLS, encoded by the coding sequence ATGCAGGTGGCCGTCGGTGGGAGCTCCGGCTTCCTCGGCGGCCACCTGTGCGCCGAGCTCGAGCAGCGCGGCCACCGGGTCGTCCGCCTGGTCCGTCGTGCCCCCGAGGGGCCGGACGAGTCGCGCTGGGACCCGGCCGCCGGTGACATCGACACCCATGTCATCCATGAGTCCGACGTGGTGGTGAACCTCGCGGGCTCGCCGACCATCGGCAACCCGCACTCCTCGCGGTGGGCGACCGAGCTCCGGGAGAGCCGGGTGATGAGCACCGGCCTGCTCGCCGAGGCGATCGCCACCGCACCCGGCGCCAAGCCCGCCTTCCTCGCCGGCAACGGGATCAGCTGGTACGGCGACCACGGCACCACCGAGCTGCCCGAAACCGCCGACACCCGTGGCCACGGCCTCCTCACCGAGGTGTGCCGCGACTGGCAGGCGGCGACCGCTCCGGCGCAGGACGCCGGCGCCCGCGTGTGCATCCTGCGCACGTCGCCGGTGATGGACGGCGCCAGCATGCCGCTGAAGGCGATGCGGCTGCAGTTCCGCGCCGGACTGGGAGGTCGCCTGGGCAGCGGCCGTCAGCACATGCCCATGATCTCGCTGCGCGACTGGATCGGTGCCGTCGCCTTCCTGGCCGAGCACCCGACCGCTGCGGGGCCGGTCAACCTGTGCAGCACCCGCACGCCGACCAACGCCGAGTTCACCGCGGCCCTCGCCCGCGCGGTGGGTCGCCCAGCGTTCGCCCACGTGCCGGGTCCCGCGATCCGGCTCGCGGCGGGTCCGATGGCCCCCGAGGTGCTCAACTCACTCAACACGGTGCCGGCGGCGCTCGCCGACTGGGGTCACGAGATGTCCGACCCCGACGTCGCCGCGATCGTGGCCAACGGCCTGTCGTAG
- the lipB gene encoding lipoyl(octanoyl) transferase LipB, whose amino-acid sequence MSDVEFSEAGLGEHAIDYRAAWDLQRSVHAEVVEGTRPDTVLLLEHPPVFTAGKRTRPEEVPADPGGADVIDVDRGGKITFHGPGQLVGYPIVRLPDHVKVVDYVRRVEEALISVCADFGVTTARVPGRSGVWLREDPSRGLPERKIAAIGIRVSRGITMHGFALNCDVDLGWYDRFVPCGIADAGVTSLTQETGRAVTVRDVLPGVRRHLGGLLAWGDYEATPDYPAKPDPAREPRIELVRPGTA is encoded by the coding sequence GTGAGCGATGTGGAGTTCAGTGAGGCCGGGCTCGGCGAGCACGCGATCGACTACCGCGCAGCCTGGGACCTCCAGCGCAGCGTGCACGCCGAGGTCGTGGAGGGCACGCGACCGGACACGGTGCTGCTGCTGGAGCACCCACCGGTCTTCACCGCCGGCAAGCGCACGCGTCCCGAGGAGGTGCCGGCCGATCCCGGTGGCGCGGACGTGATCGACGTCGACCGCGGCGGCAAGATCACCTTCCACGGCCCCGGCCAGCTCGTGGGCTACCCGATCGTGCGCCTCCCCGACCACGTGAAGGTCGTCGACTACGTCCGTCGGGTCGAGGAGGCCCTGATCTCGGTGTGCGCCGACTTCGGTGTCACCACCGCCCGCGTGCCGGGCCGCAGCGGCGTCTGGCTGCGCGAGGACCCCTCCCGTGGGCTGCCCGAGCGCAAGATCGCCGCGATCGGGATCCGCGTCAGTCGCGGCATCACCATGCACGGGTTCGCCCTCAACTGCGACGTCGACCTCGGTTGGTACGACCGCTTCGTGCCGTGCGGCATCGCCGACGCCGGCGTCACCTCGCTGACCCAGGAGACCGGTCGCGCCGTCACGGTCCGCGACGTGTTGCCCGGCGTACGCCGTCACCTGGGTGGGCTGCTCGCGTGGGGTGACTACGAGGCGACTCCGGACTATCCGGCGAAGCCCGACCCGGCCCGTGAGCCGCGCATCGAACTGGTCCGTCCCGGCACCGCCTGA
- the sucB gene encoding 2-oxoglutarate dehydrogenase, E2 component, dihydrolipoamide succinyltransferase — protein MATEVTLPALGESVTEGTVTRWLKQVGEEVAVDEPLLEVSTDKVDTEIPSPVGGTLLEIKAEDDETVEVGAVLALIGESDEATSDGGDDGDDEDEAGGEAEADSGADEEQSSEPEEQPAAQEDSEESGGSDDSGGSGGGEGTPVTLPALGESVTEGTITRWLKQVGDEVEVDEPLLEVSTDKVDTEIPSPVGGTLLEIKADEDETVEVGAELAVVGSGKPAAKPAEEKKPEPEPAKAEEPEPEPEPKKAEEPAPKQESAPEPAAQKSAPSAASSSSGDGHGYVTPLVRKLASRHGVDLATVEGSGVGGRIRKQDVLDAAERGTQESAAPAASAPAASSQAPSAPSDSPSPLRGKTEKMSRLRKVISARMVESLQQSAQLTQVVEIDVTGIARLREKAKEDFLAREGVKLSYLPFFAKAAIDALKQHPSINATIDTDEGTVTYYDHENLSIAVDTEKGLLTPVIRDAGDLSISGLAKKIADVAERTRTNKIGPDELTGGTFTITNLGSVGALWDTPIINQPQVAILGPGSVVKRPVVIDDPNLGETIAVRHMVHFALTYDHRLIDGADAGRFLQEVKQRLESAEFQV, from the coding sequence ATGGCGACCGAAGTCACCCTCCCCGCCCTCGGAGAATCCGTCACCGAGGGCACTGTCACCCGCTGGCTCAAGCAGGTCGGTGAGGAGGTCGCGGTCGACGAACCCCTACTCGAAGTGTCCACCGACAAGGTCGACACCGAGATCCCGTCCCCGGTCGGCGGCACCCTGCTCGAGATCAAGGCCGAGGACGACGAGACCGTCGAGGTCGGCGCCGTCCTGGCGCTGATCGGCGAGTCCGACGAGGCCACCTCCGACGGTGGCGACGACGGCGACGACGAGGACGAGGCCGGCGGCGAGGCCGAGGCCGATTCCGGCGCGGACGAGGAGCAGTCCTCGGAGCCGGAGGAGCAGCCGGCGGCCCAGGAGGACTCCGAGGAGTCCGGCGGATCCGACGACTCCGGAGGCTCCGGCGGCGGCGAGGGTACGCCGGTCACGCTGCCGGCGCTGGGTGAGTCCGTCACCGAGGGCACGATCACCCGCTGGCTCAAGCAGGTCGGCGACGAGGTCGAGGTCGACGAGCCGCTGCTCGAGGTCTCCACCGACAAGGTCGACACCGAGATCCCCTCCCCCGTGGGCGGCACCCTGCTCGAGATCAAGGCCGACGAGGACGAGACCGTCGAGGTCGGCGCCGAGCTGGCCGTCGTCGGCTCCGGGAAGCCGGCTGCGAAGCCCGCCGAGGAGAAGAAGCCCGAGCCGGAGCCCGCGAAGGCCGAGGAGCCCGAGCCGGAGCCGGAGCCGAAGAAGGCCGAGGAGCCGGCACCCAAGCAGGAGTCGGCACCCGAGCCCGCTGCGCAGAAGTCCGCACCGTCCGCGGCGAGCAGCTCCTCCGGCGATGGCCACGGCTACGTCACGCCGCTGGTGCGCAAGCTCGCGTCCCGGCACGGCGTCGACCTGGCCACGGTCGAGGGCTCCGGGGTCGGCGGCCGTATCCGCAAGCAGGACGTGCTCGACGCCGCGGAGCGCGGCACGCAGGAGTCCGCGGCCCCCGCCGCGTCGGCTCCGGCGGCGAGCAGCCAGGCGCCGAGCGCGCCCAGCGACAGCCCCTCCCCGCTGCGGGGCAAGACCGAGAAGATGTCGCGCCTGCGCAAGGTCATCTCGGCCCGGATGGTGGAGTCGCTGCAGCAGTCGGCCCAGCTCACCCAGGTCGTGGAGATCGACGTCACCGGGATCGCGCGGTTGCGGGAGAAGGCCAAGGAGGACTTCCTCGCCCGCGAGGGCGTGAAGCTGTCCTACCTGCCGTTCTTCGCCAAGGCAGCGATCGACGCGCTGAAGCAGCACCCGTCGATCAACGCCACGATCGACACCGACGAGGGCACGGTCACCTACTACGACCACGAGAACCTCTCGATCGCGGTCGACACCGAGAAGGGCCTGCTCACCCCGGTGATCCGGGACGCGGGCGACCTGTCCATCTCGGGGCTGGCGAAGAAGATCGCCGACGTCGCGGAGCGGACCCGTACCAACAAGATCGGTCCGGACGAGCTGACCGGGGGCACGTTCACCATCACCAACCTCGGCAGCGTCGGCGCGCTGTGGGACACCCCGATCATCAACCAGCCCCAGGTCGCGATCCTGGGTCCCGGTTCGGTGGTCAAGCGCCCGGTGGTCATCGACGACCCGAACCTCGGCGAGACCATCGCGGTGCGGCACATGGTCCACTTCGCGCTGACCTACGACCACCGGCTGATCGACGGCGCCGACGCGGGCCGGTTCCTGCAGGAGGTCAAGCAGCGCCTGGAGTCGGCCGAGTTCCAGGTGTGA